A part of Biomphalaria glabrata chromosome 3, xgBioGlab47.1, whole genome shotgun sequence genomic DNA contains:
- the LOC106064820 gene encoding brain-enriched guanylate kinase-associated protein-like isoform X1 has translation MTPSICKECGCRCDSCGNRADSYQSCPNSLDLHQQIAELHSQLQRSNSHISNIEHELLDNKQAMDVELAKTREDLSRLRERYERLLESHKKMQKINHDLEDKLLKMVGIFENEKLSLQTEISSVMNKLVDARILINQLDEESERYRMDCNTAVQLLQCKPSNFVSHKLNTLPIDLQDRLRQHMTREQIMAAENGVSMQEEQKLIRVPMATFPPCAMVFSLNQNINKPSDQHNESDASKGFVPMSLITRVLTQRESRKTYPRMFLCMACKKDVFHEDKGCQVDLLPTTPRSVEITSRPTVERSQSFIHSLSPRNSMNSLRGGNNFNFSSKEYSTSTSLENDY, from the exons ATGACTCCATCTATTTGTAAG GAATGTGGTTGTCGCTGTGATTCATGTGGAAACAGAGCTGATTCCTA CCAATCTTGTCCCAACAGCCTGGACCTACATCAGCAGATTGCAGAGCTGCATAGCCAGCTTCAGCGTAGCAATAGCCACATCTCCAACATAGAGCATGAACTCCTAGACAATAAGCAAGCCATGGATGTTGAGCTGGCCAAGACGAGGGAGGACCTCAGTCGACTAAGGGAGAGATATGAAAG GTTGTTGGAGAGCCATAAAAAAATGCAGAAAATCAATCATGACTTAGAAGATAAACTGCTGAAAAtg gttGGTATTTTCGAAAATGAAAAACTTTCTCTCCAAACGGAGATATCATCAGTGATGAATAAATTGGTAGATGCCAGAATTTTAATCAATCAGTTAGATGAAGAAAGT GAGAGATATAGAATGGATTGTAACACAGCAGTTCAGTTACTACAATGTAAACCTTCAAACTTTGTCTCACACAAACTCAACACA CTGCCCATAGATTTGCAGGACAGGCTCAGGCAACACATGACAAGGGAACAAATCATGGCTGCTGAGAATGGTGTCAGCATGCAGGAGGAGCAGAAACTGATTCGGGTCCCTATGGCAACTTTCCCTCCATGTGCCATGGTGTTTTCCCTCAACCAAAACATCAACAAACCAAGCGATCAGCATAACGAATCTGATGCCAGCAAAGGTTTTGTTCCCATGTCCCTAATAACACGTGTGCTGACACAGAGAGAGTCAAGGAAGACTTACCCAAGAATGTTCCTTTGCATGGCATGTAAGAAGGATGTATTTCATGAGGACAAGGGTTGCCAGGTAGATCTATTACCCACTACTCCCAGAAGTGTTGAAATCACATCCAGACCTACAGTGGAGAGAAGCCAGAGCTTCATCCATTCTCTCAGCCCTAGAAACTCTATGAATTCTTTGCGCGGGggaaacaattttaattttagcagcaaAGAATACAGCACAAGCACGAGCTTGGAGAATGATTATTGA
- the LOC106064820 gene encoding brain-enriched guanylate kinase-associated protein-like isoform X2 encodes MTPSICKECGCRCDSCGNRADSYLDLHQQIAELHSQLQRSNSHISNIEHELLDNKQAMDVELAKTREDLSRLRERYERLLESHKKMQKINHDLEDKLLKMVGIFENEKLSLQTEISSVMNKLVDARILINQLDEESERYRMDCNTAVQLLQCKPSNFVSHKLNTLPIDLQDRLRQHMTREQIMAAENGVSMQEEQKLIRVPMATFPPCAMVFSLNQNINKPSDQHNESDASKGFVPMSLITRVLTQRESRKTYPRMFLCMACKKDVFHEDKGCQVDLLPTTPRSVEITSRPTVERSQSFIHSLSPRNSMNSLRGGNNFNFSSKEYSTSTSLENDY; translated from the exons ATGACTCCATCTATTTGTAAG GAATGTGGTTGTCGCTGTGATTCATGTGGAAACAGAGCTGATTCCTA CCTGGACCTACATCAGCAGATTGCAGAGCTGCATAGCCAGCTTCAGCGTAGCAATAGCCACATCTCCAACATAGAGCATGAACTCCTAGACAATAAGCAAGCCATGGATGTTGAGCTGGCCAAGACGAGGGAGGACCTCAGTCGACTAAGGGAGAGATATGAAAG GTTGTTGGAGAGCCATAAAAAAATGCAGAAAATCAATCATGACTTAGAAGATAAACTGCTGAAAAtg gttGGTATTTTCGAAAATGAAAAACTTTCTCTCCAAACGGAGATATCATCAGTGATGAATAAATTGGTAGATGCCAGAATTTTAATCAATCAGTTAGATGAAGAAAGT GAGAGATATAGAATGGATTGTAACACAGCAGTTCAGTTACTACAATGTAAACCTTCAAACTTTGTCTCACACAAACTCAACACA CTGCCCATAGATTTGCAGGACAGGCTCAGGCAACACATGACAAGGGAACAAATCATGGCTGCTGAGAATGGTGTCAGCATGCAGGAGGAGCAGAAACTGATTCGGGTCCCTATGGCAACTTTCCCTCCATGTGCCATGGTGTTTTCCCTCAACCAAAACATCAACAAACCAAGCGATCAGCATAACGAATCTGATGCCAGCAAAGGTTTTGTTCCCATGTCCCTAATAACACGTGTGCTGACACAGAGAGAGTCAAGGAAGACTTACCCAAGAATGTTCCTTTGCATGGCATGTAAGAAGGATGTATTTCATGAGGACAAGGGTTGCCAGGTAGATCTATTACCCACTACTCCCAGAAGTGTTGAAATCACATCCAGACCTACAGTGGAGAGAAGCCAGAGCTTCATCCATTCTCTCAGCCCTAGAAACTCTATGAATTCTTTGCGCGGGggaaacaattttaattttagcagcaaAGAATACAGCACAAGCACGAGCTTGGAGAATGATTATTGA
- the LOC106064817 gene encoding uncharacterized protein LOC106064817 — protein MKAFNKVVRYSLKKRKGSLLWVLGSAIFIYAGIQLIYLHNDYSPLQLLSSVENEASRLLRFMGQIQVQCNNSLPTNNASMWMLCQESEFGIKFSDNEKETSVPLIYSIGPTYDYNFEYFVSKNISTKLYVFSHSADKLNFFSKINPSGTIVVKSVIVPNDPADFARNSYETQTLNSAMLNLKHTKIDVLKIDTLVESVTSYEFLKFLIEDGVLANVKELHIVIKLDKLEEDYIYSWYRALYALFHTAGFRLYHTATSETLCLEDTMMESCKYYLSWIRDIPPHIFVMYPPAIDGSFQHEKERIENYLGITAKENMFQPVKFKLALPSHQKSVRDGSKHHHMLLDLSKLLLSNNAQPCNIIFILDIQYKDLIFHASHRNAGCKSHKLVLAPVDPTSQNFEFFALISENSTKSDLVSLSHVQQILKRSATSIMYVELFDAWDFIDSMSREGLPKLLHQLIIRTSFVSSGYGSLAGLLRRRYSELQQIEAFQLELVSSDKTVQLQNGGQREEHILNFVQKTFT, from the exons atgAAGGCTTTTAACAAAGTTGTTCGATACTCTCTCAAGAAACGGAAGGGTAGCTTGCTGTGGGTGTTGGGATCAGCAATATTTATATATGCAGGCATTCAGCTGATCTATCTACATAATGACTACAGTCCTCTTCAACTGCTCTCTAGTGTTGAAAATGAAGCCTCCAGACTGCTTAGATTTATGGGTCAGATACAAGTCCAGTGTAACAATTCCCTACCAACAAATAATGCTTCCATGTGGATGCTTTGCCAAGAGTCAGAGTTTGGCATAAAGTTCTCtgacaatgaaaaagaaacCTCAGTTCCATTAATTTATTCCATAGG GCCCACATATGATTACAATTTTGAGTACTTTGTTAGTAAAAACATCTCCACCAAACTCTATGTTTTCTCCCATTCTGCTGATAAGTTGAACTTCTTCTCAAAAATCAACCCATCAGGCACTATAGTTGTAAAGTCTGTCATTGTCCCCAATGATCCTGCAGACTTTGCTAGAAATTCTTATGAAACACAGACTTTAAACTCAGCCATGCTAAACCTGAAGCACACCAAGATTGATGTTTTGAAAATAGATACTCTGGTAGAGTCAGTCACATCATATGAATTTCTCAAGTTCTTGATTGAAGATGGTGTCCTTGCTAATGTCAAGGAGTTGCACATTGTTATTAAACTTG ACAAGTTAGAGGAAGATTATATCTACAGTTGGTATCGTGCCTTGTATGCTCTTTTCCACACGGCTGGTTTTAGGCTTTATCACACTGCCACTTCTGAGACTTTGTGTCTTGAAGACACTATGATGGAGTCTTGTAAATATTACCTCTCCTGGATTCGAGATATTCCTCCACATATATTTGTCATGTATCCTCCAGCTATTGATG GTTCCTTTCAGCATGAAAAAGAGCGGATAGAGAACTATTTAGGCATTACAGCTAAAGAAAATATGTTTCAGCCAGTGAAGTTCAAACTGGCTTTACCAAGTCATCAGAAGTCTGTCAGAGATGGGAGCAAGCATCATCACATGCTATTAGATCTGTCCAAACTCTTGCTGAGTAACAATGCTCAGCCttgtaatattatatttatttt AGACATTCAATACAAAGACTTGATTTTTCATGCCAGTCACAGAAATGCAGGATGTAAAAGTCACAAGCTGGTCCTTGCCCCTGTAGATCCTACTTCTCAAAACTTTGAATTTTTTGCACT GATTTCAGAAAACAGCACAAAGTCTGACTTGGTTAGTCTGTCTCATGTTCAGCAAATACTGAAACGTTCAGCCACTAGCATTATGTACGTTGAGTTGTTTGATGCTTGGGACTTTATAGACTCCATGTCCAGGGAAGGATTACCTAAG ctCCTGCATCAACTTATTATCAGGACATCTTTTGTATCCTCTGGTTATGGTTCCCTGGCAGGCTTGTTACGGAGAAGATACAGTGAGCTCCAGCAGATTGAAGCTTTTCAGCTGGAGTTGGTCAGTTCAGATAAAACAGTTCAGTTGCAGAATGGTGGTCAGAGGGAAGAGCACATCCTAAATTTTGTCCAGAAGACATTTACCTGA